A single region of the Hemiscyllium ocellatum isolate sHemOce1 chromosome 21, sHemOce1.pat.X.cur, whole genome shotgun sequence genome encodes:
- the fut7 gene encoding alpha-(1,3)-fucosyltransferase 7 isoform X1 yields the protein MAVLHLCLLSTLKTGKILAPVVVVLYLLQLLVNCYISQVVWAGKNYKKIPEPVIILVWHWPFHANSTLREDACLDLNDDANCILTHNRSMLDRADVVVFHHRELQLKSSSLPQLARPPNQKWLWVSLESPTNTKRIHPFNGHFNWTMTYRTDSDIFIPYGALLPREQSDQMTNFSIAKKSHLSTWVVSNYHKNSLRAKMHANLSRHMPIDVFGRAAGKFLPSKMLLPTISRYAFYLAFENSIHTDYITEKLWRNAFMAGSIPVVLGPPRANYERFVPPDSFIHVNDFASEKELASFLMDLRENSTRYEQYFNWRKRFVVKLNTNWTERFCSICTKFHSLPQSKVYHNLHDWFHK from the coding sequence ATGGCAGTCTTGCACTTATGCTTGTTATCAACATTGAAGACTGGCAAAATCCTGGCTCCGGTAGTGGTGGTTTTGTACTTGCTGCAGCTTCTGGTTAACTGTTACATCAGCCAAGTGGTCTGGGCTGGGAAAAACTACAAGAAGATTCCAGAGCCTGTCATCATCTTGGTTTGGCATTGGCCATTTCATGCAAACTCCACTCTGAGGGAAGATGCTTGCCTAGATTTAAATGATGACGCCAACTGCATTCTCACACACAACAGGTCCATGCTTGATCGTGCAGATGTTGTTGTGTTTCACCACAGGGAGCTTCAACTCAAAAGCTCCAGCCTACCACAGCTGGCCAGACCTCCCAACCAGAAGTGGCTCTGGGTTTCTTTGGAATCACCAACCAACACAAAGAGGATCCATCCGTTCAATGGTCATTTCAACTGGACTATGACCTACAGGACAGATTCAGACATCTTCATCCCTTATGGAGCCCTCCTACCGAGGGAGCAAAGTGACCAAATGACCAACTTCTCAATTGCAAAGAAGTCTCACCTTTCGACGTGGGTTGTTAGCAATTACCACAAGAATAGTCTGAGGGCAAAGATGCATGCCAATCTGTCCAGGCATATGCCAATAGATGTCTTTGGGAGAGCAGCTGGAAAATTCCTTCCCAGCAAAATGCTTCTGCCAACGATCTCTCGCTATGCCTTCTACCTGGCTTTTGAAAATTCCATCCACACGGACTACATCACGGAGAAGCTGTGGAGAAACGCTTTCATGGCAGGGTCCATTCCTGTGGTGTTGGGGCCTCCACGTGCTAACTATGAAAGGTTTGTCCCACCGGATTCCTTCATTCACGTGAATGACTTTGCCTCCGAGAAAGAATTGGCCAGCTTCCTAATGGatctgagggagaacagcacTCGATATGAGCAGTATTTTAACTGGAGGAAAAGGTTTGTAGTCAAGCTGAACACAAACTGGACAGAGAGATTCTGCTCCATTTGCACTAAGTTTCATAGCCTTCCTCAGTCAAAAGTATATCATAATTTACATGACTGGTTTCACAAGTGA
- the fut7 gene encoding alpha-(1,3)-fucosyltransferase 7 isoform X2, protein MAVLHLCLLSTLKTGKILAPVVVVLYLLQLLVNCYISQVVWAGKNYKKIPEPVIILVWHWPFHANSTLREDACLDLNDDANCILTHNRSMLDRADVVVFHHRELQLKSSSLPQLARPPNQKWLWVSLESPTNTKRIHPFNGHFNWTMTYRTDSDIFIPYGALLPREQSDQMTNFSIAKKSHLSTWVVSNYHKNSLRAKMHANLSRHMPIDVFGRAAGKFLPSKMLLPTISRYAFYLAFENSIHTDYITEKLWRNAFMAGSIPVVLGPPRANYERFVPPDSFIHVNDFASEKELASFLMDLRENSTRYEQYFNWRKR, encoded by the coding sequence ATGGCAGTCTTGCACTTATGCTTGTTATCAACATTGAAGACTGGCAAAATCCTGGCTCCGGTAGTGGTGGTTTTGTACTTGCTGCAGCTTCTGGTTAACTGTTACATCAGCCAAGTGGTCTGGGCTGGGAAAAACTACAAGAAGATTCCAGAGCCTGTCATCATCTTGGTTTGGCATTGGCCATTTCATGCAAACTCCACTCTGAGGGAAGATGCTTGCCTAGATTTAAATGATGACGCCAACTGCATTCTCACACACAACAGGTCCATGCTTGATCGTGCAGATGTTGTTGTGTTTCACCACAGGGAGCTTCAACTCAAAAGCTCCAGCCTACCACAGCTGGCCAGACCTCCCAACCAGAAGTGGCTCTGGGTTTCTTTGGAATCACCAACCAACACAAAGAGGATCCATCCGTTCAATGGTCATTTCAACTGGACTATGACCTACAGGACAGATTCAGACATCTTCATCCCTTATGGAGCCCTCCTACCGAGGGAGCAAAGTGACCAAATGACCAACTTCTCAATTGCAAAGAAGTCTCACCTTTCGACGTGGGTTGTTAGCAATTACCACAAGAATAGTCTGAGGGCAAAGATGCATGCCAATCTGTCCAGGCATATGCCAATAGATGTCTTTGGGAGAGCAGCTGGAAAATTCCTTCCCAGCAAAATGCTTCTGCCAACGATCTCTCGCTATGCCTTCTACCTGGCTTTTGAAAATTCCATCCACACGGACTACATCACGGAGAAGCTGTGGAGAAACGCTTTCATGGCAGGGTCCATTCCTGTGGTGTTGGGGCCTCCACGTGCTAACTATGAAAGGTTTGTCCCACCGGATTCCTTCATTCACGTGAATGACTTTGCCTCCGAGAAAGAATTGGCCAGCTTCCTAATGGatctgagggagaacagcacTCGATATGAGCAGTATTTTAACTGGAGGAAAAG